In a genomic window of Mucilaginibacter sp. KACC 22063:
- a CDS encoding KAP family P-loop NTPase fold protein: protein MPQDNLKTTNENWLIRLRKLLTHQCLIGYALPLLIFILLHHSIEEFLSLLVVKPLLSKIGSTNINNALFFLVAGYALLLFISRANRFVPSGKAFTLQVILMAIYLFYRNHQTVWQLQPLKGFTVFYYTDLIFEIVLLNGMLLLRQSLPAKKIEQAQGFHDDGSLGKNKPDLLGYEPYVRTLSSRILQTNPETAIAVGINGRWGSGKTSFFDLLKRHMTDVEIIVIDFDPWNSLSPKSIIKDFFETVRRAIRPYHSQLPRLLDNYTDKLINLHSEGLGKVAKELKSVIVPGSSLNDLYEQINKEIKAIGRKIIIYIDDLDRLDKEEIAEVIRLIRNTANFSYTFFIVAYDRGYVLNAIKSMNAFNHTHFLEKIFQIEVNLPYFNPAIIQRKLADLLKVYYHQEYHETIEKEIVSIGSSIPQYFAGWIETLRDVTRLNNGITLNLDQLLTEVVFSEFVRLEILRLKFPSVYEAFYRNTTTFLYIPDKHNSTNGYQLKSIGDESEKMLGLSKEHSAFELFLRQNAERLSVEQYEIGQIVALLDGLFGVSRLTARFRSHLSVVHPSRFELYFSYSLLEGKLSEADFVRATQGDITSFKAQIDQWNRKNMNFEVLRRFLQLGNFKDRKEFETVVAGIFYFARQSDNNSQFGYEDRQLANLLRDDRQRLSKKFYNGKQEDYAAFIQDLFSDAVYPFTFDSTFLEYLNKSFDPAFPIDLDDRLLMVIDLFRRYVSNFAGWDYNLWRLYHACSYKDWTPTGEGSYRGETIYPEEANRVMTETIGKQLESFLPMIIDFPPFVDDQMYFSGVIKTIFGSYESFGEFLDKYEGPTTPALVEFRQFYQKLAENNFANAVTFEFKNIKVVNRGTVN, encoded by the coding sequence ATGCCTCAGGACAATTTAAAAACAACGAACGAAAACTGGCTGATCCGGCTGCGCAAGCTGCTCACCCATCAATGCCTCATCGGCTATGCCCTGCCGCTGCTGATCTTTATCCTGCTACACCATTCGATCGAGGAGTTTCTAAGCTTACTTGTTGTGAAGCCATTGCTTTCTAAGATCGGTTCAACCAATATCAACAATGCTCTTTTCTTCCTGGTGGCAGGATATGCGCTTTTGCTGTTTATTTCTAGGGCCAACCGCTTTGTACCCTCTGGCAAAGCATTTACCTTGCAGGTCATCCTTATGGCTATTTACTTGTTCTACCGTAATCATCAAACGGTTTGGCAGCTTCAACCGCTCAAAGGTTTCACAGTATTTTATTACACCGACCTTATTTTTGAGATCGTTCTTCTCAATGGCATGTTGCTGCTTCGGCAGTCACTGCCTGCGAAAAAAATCGAACAGGCGCAGGGTTTTCATGACGACGGCTCGCTGGGCAAAAACAAGCCTGACCTGCTGGGTTACGAACCCTATGTCCGGACACTGTCATCCCGTATTTTACAGACGAATCCTGAAACCGCCATCGCCGTCGGCATAAACGGGCGCTGGGGCAGCGGTAAGACCTCTTTTTTTGATTTGTTGAAGCGACACATGACCGATGTGGAAATTATCGTAATCGATTTTGATCCCTGGAACTCGCTAAGCCCTAAATCCATCATCAAGGATTTTTTTGAAACGGTCCGGCGCGCCATCCGGCCCTACCATTCTCAGTTGCCGCGCCTGCTTGATAACTATACGGATAAGCTGATCAATTTACACAGCGAGGGCTTGGGGAAAGTTGCCAAAGAATTGAAAAGTGTTATCGTACCCGGGAGTTCACTCAATGATCTCTACGAGCAGATCAATAAAGAAATAAAGGCCATCGGGCGAAAGATCATAATTTATATCGATGACCTCGACCGCCTCGACAAGGAAGAGATCGCCGAGGTGATCCGGCTGATCCGTAATACAGCCAATTTCAGCTATACCTTTTTTATCGTTGCCTACGACCGAGGTTATGTGCTGAACGCGATCAAGTCAATGAACGCTTTCAATCATACCCACTTCCTCGAAAAGATATTTCAGATCGAAGTAAACCTGCCCTATTTTAACCCAGCGATCATACAGCGCAAACTGGCCGACCTGTTAAAGGTCTATTATCACCAGGAGTACCATGAGACCATCGAAAAAGAGATCGTCAGCATCGGTTCATCCATCCCGCAATATTTTGCGGGCTGGATCGAAACATTGCGGGATGTTACACGTCTGAACAACGGCATTACGCTCAACCTTGACCAATTGCTGACCGAGGTCGTCTTCTCCGAGTTTGTGCGGTTGGAGATTCTAAGGCTTAAATTCCCATCGGTCTATGAAGCATTTTACAGGAACACGACCACATTCCTTTATATCCCAGATAAGCACAACAGCACCAATGGTTACCAGTTGAAATCGATCGGTGACGAAAGCGAAAAAATGCTCGGGCTAAGCAAGGAACACAGTGCTTTTGAGCTGTTTCTGAGGCAAAACGCTGAGCGTCTTTCCGTCGAACAGTACGAGATAGGTCAGATCGTCGCGCTCCTGGACGGCCTGTTTGGCGTAAGCCGGCTGACCGCGCGTTTTCGGAGCCATTTGTCGGTGGTACATCCGAGCCGCTTTGAACTTTATTTTTCCTACAGCTTACTGGAAGGCAAGCTCTCCGAAGCCGACTTCGTCCGAGCCACACAAGGAGACATCACCAGCTTTAAAGCGCAGATCGATCAATGGAACCGGAAAAATATGAATTTTGAGGTGCTAAGGCGCTTCTTACAACTCGGCAATTTCAAGGACCGGAAAGAATTTGAGACTGTTGTCGCCGGCATATTTTATTTTGCCCGGCAGTCAGACAACAATAGCCAGTTTGGCTATGAGGACCGCCAGCTCGCCAATTTGCTCAGAGACGACAGACAAAGGCTTTCTAAAAAGTTTTATAACGGGAAGCAGGAAGATTATGCAGCATTTATCCAGGATCTTTTCAGCGACGCCGTCTATCCCTTCACGTTCGACAGTACGTTTCTGGAATACCTCAATAAAAGCTTCGATCCGGCTTTTCCTATTGATCTGGATGATAGATTGCTTATGGTAATTGATCTGTTCCGGCGTTATGTCAGTAATTTTGCAGGCTGGGACTATAATCTGTGGCGCCTGTACCATGCATGCTCCTACAAGGACTGGACGCCTACCGGCGAAGGATCTTACCGCGGCGAGACAATTTATCCGGAAGAAGCGAACCGCGTTATGACCGAAACCATCGGCAAGCAACTGGAATCCTTCCTGCCGATGATCATCGACTTTCCGCCATTCGTCGATGACCAGATGTACTTCAGTGGTGTCATCAAAACCATCTTCGGCAGTTACGAGTCGTTTGGAGAATTTCTGGATAAATATGAGGGGCCCACAACACCTGCACTCGTTGAATTCAGACAATTTTATCAAAAGCTTGCCGAAAATAATTTTGCAAATGCGGTTACGTTCGAATTTAAAAACATCAAAGTGGTTAACCGGGGAACAGTAAACTGA
- a CDS encoding alpha/beta fold hydrolase, with the protein MTLKQQIGRLCCCCIGGPRFPSYYLSPLFDLASDCPVIVFDQLSRGRSEATTDTANMSIASQVAQIETLLAHLGVKDFYLYGHSYGTMLAVEYYFKHSQQVKAIILGSPCMSTKRWVIDADTLMVSLHEPERTLLQNMKKGVKQDSVKEAKALHPYFSSFYNHGQHVPRIDSAIAQSGNELYKHMWDKSEFIADGTLAHYNRIADLKRILAPALLISGEYDAARTQNVRYYASLMPNANFVLVKGAGHSTMNDVPGVDEKVIKEFIKPLTKPRYESPQRNSGSSFLYVEGSK; encoded by the coding sequence GTGACCCTAAAACAGCAGATAGGCCGCCTTTGTTGTTGCTGCATTGGGGGGCCGCGTTTTCCAAGCTATTATCTTTCTCCATTATTTGACCTGGCGTCTGATTGTCCGGTGATCGTTTTTGATCAATTGAGCCGCGGCCGGTCTGAAGCTACGACCGACACGGCCAACATGTCTATCGCTAGCCAAGTCGCCCAGATCGAAACCCTGTTGGCCCATCTTGGCGTTAAGGACTTTTATCTGTACGGACATTCTTATGGTACCATGCTGGCGGTTGAGTATTATTTCAAGCATTCGCAACAAGTTAAAGCAATTATCCTGGGCAGCCCTTGTATGAGCACCAAACGTTGGGTAATAGATGCGGATACGCTGATGGTCTCGTTGCACGAGCCAGAAAGAACACTACTCCAAAATATGAAAAAAGGTGTTAAACAAGACTCAGTTAAAGAAGCGAAGGCTCTTCACCCCTATTTCTCCAGTTTTTACAACCACGGGCAGCATGTTCCACGCATCGACTCGGCCATCGCGCAATCTGGTAATGAGTTATACAAGCATATGTGGGACAAAAGCGAATTCATTGCTGACGGTACGCTGGCGCATTACAATCGCATAGCAGACCTTAAGCGTATTTTGGCCCCTGCCCTGCTGATTTCTGGCGAATATGATGCCGCGCGCACGCAAAATGTGCGCTATTACGCTTCATTAATGCCCAATGCCAATTTTGTTTTGGTGAAGGGAGCCGGGCATTCCACCATGAACGATGTGCCGGGTGTAGATGAAAAGGTAATAAAGGAGTTTATAAAGCCATTAACCAAACCACGGTATGAAAGCCCACAACGGAATTCGGGCAGCAGTTTCTTATACGTGGAAGGTTCAAAGTAG